A genomic segment from Leptolyngbya boryana PCC 6306 encodes:
- a CDS encoding glycosyltransferase family 4 protein, protein MQVLHFNQTDVAGGAALAGYRLHQGLLDQKIDSRFLVARKVTQSDRVTQLPSPSRTERRIQSITDPLGFAQIHLLSTFNLKQHPSYQSADLLNFHNLHDGYFNYLAIAHLTQHKPAVLTLHDMWSMTGHCSFSYDCDRWKIGCGNCPDLTIFPPMRRDSSHWEWKLKKWAYHKARLTIVAPSRWLATVARESPLFRRFAVHHIPYGIDVDVYKPLDPEYCRSRLNLPNGKRVLLFVATHLQERRKGGDLVLAALQQLPDAIKSQLVLVTFGSGDTEQTGIQTVSLGYIQDDAEKAIVYSAADLLVFPTRADNLPLVLQESLACGTPMISCRVGGVPDLVRPNITGYLANSEDVQDLKTGILVLLENDRLRQQMRENCRTIAVSEYRLELQAQRYIELYQTLVNSIDR, encoded by the coding sequence ATGCAAGTTCTCCATTTCAACCAAACGGATGTAGCAGGAGGTGCAGCACTGGCAGGCTATCGACTGCATCAAGGACTATTAGATCAGAAGATTGATTCTCGATTCCTCGTTGCTCGTAAGGTTACTCAAAGCGATCGCGTTACTCAACTTCCTTCGCCTTCACGGACAGAGAGACGAATTCAAAGCATTACTGATCCATTGGGATTTGCTCAGATTCATTTACTTTCGACGTTCAATCTCAAACAACATCCGAGCTATCAAAGTGCTGATTTGCTCAATTTTCATAACTTACATGACGGCTACTTTAACTATTTAGCGATCGCACATCTTACCCAACACAAGCCTGCGGTTCTCACTCTGCATGATATGTGGTCGATGACCGGGCATTGTTCATTTAGCTATGACTGCGATCGCTGGAAAATTGGCTGTGGTAACTGTCCCGATCTCACCATTTTTCCACCGATGCGGCGCGATAGTAGCCATTGGGAATGGAAGCTGAAAAAATGGGCGTATCACAAAGCTCGATTAACGATCGTCGCTCCGAGTCGCTGGCTGGCAACCGTTGCCAGAGAAAGCCCACTATTTAGACGATTTGCCGTGCATCATATTCCTTACGGAATAGATGTGGATGTCTATAAACCGCTTGATCCAGAGTACTGTCGATCGCGATTAAACCTGCCAAACGGCAAAAGAGTTTTACTCTTTGTCGCGACTCACCTTCAGGAACGCCGCAAAGGAGGTGATTTAGTTTTAGCCGCATTGCAACAGTTACCAGACGCGATTAAATCTCAACTCGTACTTGTCACATTCGGCAGTGGCGACACCGAGCAGACTGGAATTCAAACTGTCTCACTCGGCTATATCCAAGATGACGCAGAAAAAGCGATCGTATATTCCGCCGCAGATCTGCTCGTATTTCCGACCCGCGCCGATAACTTACCGCTCGTGCTTCAAGAAAGTCTTGCCTGTGGTACGCCGATGATTTCTTGCCGTGTCGGAGGGGTGCCTGATTTAGTTCGCCCCAATATCACAGGCTACTTGGCAAACTCAGAAGACGTTCAGGATCTCAAAACTGGAATTTTAGTCCTGCTCGAAAACGACCGATTGCGTCAACAGATGCGCGAGAATTGCCGAACGATCGCAGTGTCAGAATATCGGCTAGAACTTCAAGCACAGCGCTATATTGAGCTATATCAAACCCTAGTCAATTCTATCGATCGGTAG
- a CDS encoding eIF2A-related protein, with product MAKVHPNLSMHNWLFFRETDEFESGMRVLLKAIDTDLEYVRAHTRILEKAIEWQEQKRNESFGLKGDDLRSAEAWLSQGEAKEPKPTELQQNYIRASRSTEDATAEAKRILEQAVAKAKRVSLLSLLAVGAAVTVAAIAIPASIQAQRQAAEARSQMQEANESLVQTQEKEKAANEKAQLAQKQFEQAQKQKQAAETQAKQAAEKARVAQQQFTQAQQQAKVAAQQLAQVNQEKEVVAVAKEQAEQQLQQAQQQIQVAQVQLGKAQAATTAAQQQTERAETSLRVAEDKRNTILTANALEKDGVAALKLSNVEQIRGLIDAMQAGQRLQGLIKTKGQDGFAASPIFSLQTILDRVENRSRQPFQRQILLAHESNVLTAKFSPNGQRIVTASADKTARVWDANTGEEVATLTGHQGNVWAAEFSPNGQRIVTASDDKTAQVWDANTGDEVATLIGHQGSVSTAKFSPDGQHILTRSAADNTARVWDANTGDEVATLTGHQGSVGAAEFSPDGQHILTRSAADNTARVWDVNTGDEVATLTGHQGSVGAAEFSPDGQRIVTASADKTARVWDAKTGQQIVTLTGHQGTVMAAKFSPNGQHILTTSDDNTARVWDAKTGQQIGPLTGHQGFVMAAKFSPNGQHILTTSDDNTARVWDAKTGQQIATLTGHQGFVMTTKFSPDGQRILSPSWGNTARVWDAKTGQQIATLTGHQDTVMAAEFSPDGQRIVTASADKTARVWNANVGQEVTTLTGHQSSVGAAEFSPNGQHVVTASADKTAQVWNAKTGQQIATLTGHQGTVWAAKFSPDGQRIVTASADKTAQVWNAKTGQQIATLTGHQGWAIVAKFSPNGQRIVTASADKTARVWDAKNGQQIATLTGHQGAVWVAEFSPNGQYILTASDDKTARVWNAKTGQQIATLTGHQGTVWAAKFSADGQRIITASADNTARVWDANTGQEVATLTGHQSSVSAAEFSPNKQRIITASADNTARVWDANTGQEVATLTGHQSSVGAAEFSPNGQHVVTASADNTARVWDANTGQEIATLTGHQSWVSAAKFSPDGQRILTASLDHTAQIVPVEDLNMLLARGCRWLTNYLIVNPQVLKSLSTCHQPALLLASSLTLVNQSEDAARAGKIEDAIANLTLAKSWNPNLTFDPKTHAQNLSTAAQLLDEADRLAKAGKIEDAIAKYHQAQGIDESLQFDPEERAEENAPPQN from the coding sequence ATGGCAAAGGTACATCCCAACCTCTCGATGCATAATTGGCTGTTTTTTCGCGAAACAGATGAGTTTGAGTCAGGAATGCGGGTTTTGTTGAAGGCGATCGATACCGATTTGGAGTATGTCAGAGCACACACTCGGATTTTGGAAAAAGCGATCGAGTGGCAAGAACAAAAGCGGAATGAGAGTTTTGGGCTGAAGGGCGATGATTTGCGATCGGCGGAAGCATGGCTGAGTCAGGGGGAAGCGAAAGAGCCGAAGCCGACTGAGTTGCAGCAGAACTATATTCGGGCGAGTCGATCGACGGAGGATGCGACAGCAGAGGCAAAGCGGATTCTAGAACAGGCGGTAGCGAAAGCGAAGCGGGTGAGTTTGCTGAGTTTATTGGCAGTTGGGGCAGCGGTAACTGTGGCAGCGATCGCAATTCCAGCTTCAATCCAGGCGCAGCGGCAGGCAGCAGAAGCGCGATCGCAGATGCAGGAAGCGAATGAGAGTTTAGTGCAGACTCAGGAAAAAGAGAAGGCAGCGAATGAGAAAGCGCAATTAGCGCAAAAGCAATTTGAGCAGGCACAAAAGCAGAAGCAGGCAGCAGAAACGCAGGCAAAACAGGCGGCAGAAAAAGCACGGGTGGCGCAGCAGCAATTTACTCAGGCGCAGCAGCAGGCGAAGGTTGCAGCACAGCAGTTGGCGCAGGTGAACCAGGAGAAGGAAGTTGTGGCTGTGGCGAAAGAGCAGGCGGAACAGCAATTGCAACAGGCACAGCAGCAGATTCAGGTAGCACAGGTGCAGTTAGGGAAAGCGCAAGCCGCAACGACAGCCGCACAGCAACAGACTGAACGGGCAGAGACGAGTCTTAGGGTAGCTGAGGATAAACGCAATACGATTTTGACTGCGAATGCTTTGGAGAAAGACGGCGTGGCAGCGCTAAAGCTCTCTAATGTCGAACAAATCCGAGGGCTAATAGATGCGATGCAAGCAGGGCAGCGCCTACAGGGTTTGATCAAAACGAAGGGGCAAGATGGATTTGCGGCGAGTCCGATTTTTTCACTACAAACGATCTTGGATAGGGTGGAAAATCGATCGCGGCAACCTTTTCAAAGACAAATACTGTTAGCACATGAATCCAATGTGCTAACAGCCAAGTTTAGCCCCAATGGGCAACGCATCGTGACGGCATCAGCCGATAAAACGGCTCGAGTCTGGGACGCAAACACCGGAGAGGAAGTTGCCACTCTCACCGGACATCAAGGCAATGTGTGGGCAGCCGAGTTCAGCCCGAATGGGCAACGCATCGTGACGGCATCAGATGACAAAACGGCTCAAGTTTGGGATGCAAACACCGGAGACGAAGTTGCTACGCTCATCGGACATCAAGGTAGTGTGAGTACAGCCAAGTTCAGCCCCGATGGACAACACATCCTCACTAGATCAGCAGCTGATAACACAGCTCGAGTCTGGGATGCAAACACCGGAGACGAAGTTGCTACTCTCACCGGACATCAAGGCAGTGTGGGAGCAGCCGAGTTCAGTCCCGATGGGCAACACATCCTCACTAGATCAGCAGCTGATAACACAGCTCGAGTCTGGGATGTAAACACCGGAGACGAAGTTGCTACTCTCACCGGACATCAAGGCAGTGTGGGAGCAGCCGAGTTCAGTCCCGATGGGCAACGTATCGTGACGGCATCAGCCGATAAAACGGCTCGAGTCTGGGATGCAAAAACTGGACAGCAGATTGTCACACTCACCGGACATCAAGGCACGGTGATGGCAGCCAAATTCAGCCCCAATGGGCAACACATCCTGACTACATCAGATGACAACACAGCTCGAGTCTGGGATGCAAAAACTGGACAGCAGATTGGCCCGCTCACCGGACATCAAGGCTTTGTGATGGCAGCCAAATTCAGCCCCAATGGGCAACACATCCTGACTACATCAGATGACAACACAGCTCGAGTCTGGGATGCAAAAACTGGACAGCAGATTGCCACGCTCACCGGACATCAAGGCTTTGTGATGACAACCAAATTCAGCCCCGATGGGCAACGCATCCTCTCTCCATCGTGGGGCAACACAGCTCGAGTCTGGGATGCAAAAACTGGACAGCAGATTGCCACGCTCACCGGACATCAAGACACGGTGATGGCAGCCGAGTTCAGCCCCGATGGGCAACGCATCGTGACTGCTTCAGCCGATAAAACAGCTCGAGTCTGGAACGCAAACGTCGGACAGGAAGTTACCACGCTCACTGGACATCAAAGCAGTGTGGGTGCAGCCGAGTTTAGCCCCAATGGACAACACGTCGTGACTGCTTCAGCCGATAAAACGGCTCAAGTCTGGAACGCAAAAACTGGACAGCAAATTGCTACGCTCACCGGGCATCAAGGCACTGTATGGGCAGCTAAGTTCAGCCCTGATGGACAACGCATCGTGACTGCTTCAGCCGATAAAACGGCTCAAGTCTGGAACGCAAAAACTGGACAGCAAATTGCCACGCTCACTGGGCATCAAGGATGGGCGATTGTAGCCAAGTTCAGCCCGAATGGACAACGCATCGTGACTGCTTCAGCCGATAAAACGGCTCGAGTCTGGGATGCCAAAAATGGACAGCAAATTGCTACGCTCACCGGGCATCAAGGCGCTGTGTGGGTAGCCGAGTTCAGCCCGAATGGGCAATACATCCTCACTGCATCAGACGACAAAACGGCTCGAGTCTGGAACGCAAAAACTGGACAGCAAATTGCCACGCTTACTGGGCATCAAGGCACAGTGTGGGCAGCCAAGTTTAGTGCTGATGGGCAACGCATCATTACTGCATCAGCCGATAACACAGCTCGAGTCTGGGATGCAAACACCGGACAGGAAGTTGCCACGCTCACTGGACATCAAAGCAGTGTGAGTGCAGCCGAGTTCAGCCCGAATAAGCAACGCATCATTACTGCATCAGCCGATAACACAGCTCGAGTCTGGGATGCAAACACCGGACAGGAAGTTGCCACGCTCACTGGACATCAAAGCAGCGTGGGTGCAGCCGAGTTCAGCCCCAATGGACAACACGTCGTGACGGCATCAGCTGATAACACAGCTCGAGTTTGGGATGCAAACACCGGACAGGAAATTGCCACGCTCACCGGACATCAATCCTGGGTAAGTGCAGCCAAGTTCAGCCCCGATGGACAACGCATCCTGACTGCCTCACTCGACCACACAGCACAGATTGTACCTGTAGAAGACCTCAACATGCTTTTAGCTCGTGGCTGCCGATGGCTAACAAACTATTTGATCGTCAATCCCCAGGTTCTCAAATCGCTTTCCACCTGCCATCAGCCTGCCTTACTCCTCGCCAGTTCGCTAACCCTAGTCAACCAGAGCGAAGATGCTGCCAGAGCAGGCAAAATTGAAGACGCGATCGCCAACTTAACCCTCGCCAAATCCTGGAATCCCAACCTTACCTTTGACCCCAAAACCCATGCCCAGAATCTTTCAACTGCTGCTCAACTGCTTGACGAAGCCGATCGCTTAGCAAAAGCAGGCAAAATTGAAGACGCGATCGCCAAATATCACCAAGCTCAAGGGATCGATGAAAGCTTACAGTTTGATCCGGAGGAAAGAGCAGAAGAAAATGCTCCACCGCAGAATTGA
- a CDS encoding NAD(P)/FAD-dependent oxidoreductase, translating into MQTYDWIVIGAGITGASLSYELTQQGYSVLLLDVDRNPPSATRFSYGGIAYWSGTTDLTRQLCTEAKIIHQNLSAELDADTEFREIDLLLTIAPESNPETLTAAYANFATPPQFLTIESACELEPLLDPNGIAGALTVKHGHINAAKTAQAYIQAMQRSTGTYTIATVTQLLKTSVLTTEGEFFAANIVLCMGALTRQFLKNSGISIAQYFTHAEIIEIPSSSVQLSTLVMPAEAERFTLEANASRDDAIWDQPGQEPTPAILDAGAVQFRDSRILIGQVSRTLTDPNAAIDARQSEADLRKKISRVLPKVSELAGTWQHCLVAFSGDRLPLVGKIPGHETLHVFSGFGNPLAIVPPLARRFAIQSKGTPDALLQQVSLERFTKNG; encoded by the coding sequence ATGCAAACCTACGATTGGATCGTCATCGGCGCAGGAATCACAGGCGCATCCCTCAGCTACGAACTCACCCAACAAGGCTACTCCGTCCTCTTACTCGATGTCGATCGCAATCCCCCCTCAGCAACCCGCTTTAGCTATGGCGGCATCGCCTACTGGTCAGGCACAACCGACCTCACCCGCCAACTCTGCACCGAAGCAAAAATCATTCATCAAAACCTCTCCGCCGAACTCGATGCCGACACCGAATTTCGCGAGATCGATCTACTGTTAACGATCGCCCCCGAATCCAACCCCGAAACCCTAACTGCCGCCTACGCCAACTTTGCAACCCCTCCGCAATTTCTCACGATCGAATCCGCCTGTGAGCTAGAACCCTTACTCGACCCAAACGGCATCGCTGGAGCCTTAACCGTCAAACACGGACACATCAATGCCGCAAAAACAGCACAAGCCTACATCCAAGCCATGCAGCGCTCGACCGGAACCTATACGATCGCAACCGTCACCCAACTCCTCAAAACCAGCGTTCTCACCACCGAAGGCGAATTTTTTGCAGCCAATATCGTCCTCTGCATGGGAGCCTTAACGCGCCAATTCTTGAAAAACTCAGGCATCTCGATCGCTCAGTACTTCACCCACGCCGAAATTATCGAAATCCCTTCTAGTTCCGTGCAGCTTAGTACGTTGGTCATGCCAGCCGAAGCCGAGCGATTCACCCTAGAAGCAAATGCCAGCCGTGATGATGCAATCTGGGATCAACCCGGACAAGAACCAACCCCTGCCATTCTCGATGCTGGAGCAGTTCAGTTCCGAGATAGTCGCATTTTAATTGGACAAGTCAGCCGAACTTTAACTGATCCTAATGCCGCGATCGATGCCCGTCAAAGTGAAGCCGACCTGCGAAAAAAAATCAGCCGCGTCTTACCCAAAGTCAGCGAACTAGCCGGAACCTGGCAACATTGCCTCGTCGCATTCAGCGGCGATCGCTTACCCTTAGTTGGCAAAATTCCAGGACACGAGACGCTGCATGTGTTCTCAGGCTTTGGCAACCCTTTAGCGATCGTTCCTCCTTTAGCCCGAAGATTTGCTATTCAGTCAAAAGGAACCCCAGACGCATTGTTGCAACAAGTCTCGCTAGAACGATTCACCAAAAACGGATAG
- a CDS encoding DUF4079 domain-containing protein: MSADILHTLKVYSQFVHPVLMWVLLALTSYAMYTGLQWRRTRSAQGDLKKELVKQRFNIKHHQIGAIVLTLMVVGSVGAMGATYINSGKLFVNPHLITGLGMTCLIAMSASLTPFMQKGQEWARLSHIVINVVITGLFGWQAVTGVGIVQNIINRM; the protein is encoded by the coding sequence ATGTCTGCCGATATCCTTCACACCCTCAAGGTTTACAGTCAGTTTGTCCATCCTGTTTTGATGTGGGTTTTGCTAGCGCTGACCAGTTACGCAATGTATACCGGGCTGCAATGGCGACGCACTCGATCGGCTCAAGGTGATTTGAAGAAAGAGCTCGTCAAGCAAAGATTCAACATCAAGCATCACCAAATCGGTGCGATCGTACTCACGTTGATGGTGGTTGGTTCAGTCGGGGCAATGGGTGCGACTTATATCAATAGCGGTAAACTTTTTGTCAATCCGCACTTGATAACAGGATTAGGAATGACCTGTCTGATTGCAATGTCAGCTTCGCTTACACCATTCATGCAGAAAGGACAAGAATGGGCGCGACTCAGCCACATCGTTATCAACGTAGTGATTACTGGACTGTTTGGCTGGCAGGCTGTCACAGGCGTGGGAATCGTGCAGAACATTATTAACCGGATGTAG
- a CDS encoding glycoside hydrolase family 57 protein, protein MSIGYVALVLHAHLPFVRHPESDFVLEEEWLYEAITETYIPLIQVFEGLKRDGVDFKITMSMTPPLCSMLADPLLQERYDEHLSKLEELAELEVERHAHSGHMKYLAEYNAKEFNGVRNTWEKYDRNLINAFKQFLDSNNLEIITCGATHGYLPLMKMYPQAVWAQIQVACEHYEKTFGRPAKGIWLPECAYYEGVERMLADAGLRYFLTDGHGILYARPRPRYGSYAPIFTEPGVAAFGRDHESSQQVWSSEVGYPGAVEYREFYRDLGWDADYEYIKPYVMPNGQRKNVGIKYHKITGKGLGLGDKQLYDPYWAREKTTEHAANFVYNRERQVEHLFGIMHRPPIIVSPYDAELFGHWWYEGPMFIDYLFRKSWFDQSTFEMTHLADYLRTHPTQQVCRPSQSSWGYKGFHEYWLNETNAWIYPHLHKAAERMIELAKREPADELEWKALNQAARELLLAQSSDWAFIMRTGTMVPYAIRRTRSHLMRFNKLYEDINHGKVDSGWVEKVEAIDNIFPDINYRVYRPL, encoded by the coding sequence ATGAGTATTGGATATGTTGCCCTCGTTCTGCACGCTCACTTGCCCTTCGTCCGTCATCCGGAGAGTGACTTTGTATTAGAAGAGGAATGGCTGTATGAAGCAATTACTGAAACCTATATTCCCTTAATTCAAGTTTTTGAAGGCTTAAAACGCGACGGCGTAGACTTCAAAATCACCATGAGCATGACCCCGCCGCTCTGCTCGATGTTGGCAGATCCACTGCTCCAAGAACGCTATGACGAGCACTTGTCCAAGCTCGAAGAATTAGCAGAACTGGAAGTCGAGCGTCACGCTCATTCTGGGCACATGAAATATCTGGCGGAATACAACGCCAAAGAATTCAACGGGGTTCGCAATACTTGGGAGAAGTACGATCGTAATTTAATCAACGCCTTCAAACAGTTTCTCGACTCCAACAACCTCGAAATCATCACCTGCGGCGCAACCCACGGATATCTGCCGCTGATGAAAATGTATCCGCAAGCCGTCTGGGCACAGATCCAGGTCGCTTGTGAACATTACGAAAAAACCTTTGGTCGTCCTGCGAAAGGCATTTGGCTCCCTGAATGTGCCTATTACGAAGGGGTCGAGCGGATGCTCGCCGATGCAGGTCTGCGCTATTTCCTCACGGATGGACATGGAATTCTCTATGCCCGTCCTCGTCCGCGTTATGGCAGCTACGCACCGATTTTCACAGAGCCAGGGGTCGCAGCATTTGGACGTGATCACGAATCCTCGCAGCAAGTTTGGTCTTCAGAAGTCGGCTATCCGGGCGCGGTTGAATATCGAGAGTTCTATCGCGATTTAGGTTGGGATGCGGACTATGAATACATCAAACCGTACGTTATGCCCAACGGTCAGCGTAAAAATGTCGGCATCAAGTACCACAAAATTACCGGAAAAGGCTTAGGTCTGGGCGATAAGCAGCTTTACGATCCTTACTGGGCACGTGAGAAAACCACAGAACATGCCGCGAATTTTGTCTACAACCGCGAACGCCAAGTCGAGCATTTATTTGGCATCATGCACCGTCCGCCGATCATTGTCTCGCCCTATGACGCAGAGCTTTTCGGGCACTGGTGGTATGAAGGTCCGATGTTCATCGATTACCTCTTCCGCAAATCGTGGTTCGATCAAAGTACCTTTGAGATGACTCACCTCGCTGACTATTTGAGAACGCATCCGACTCAGCAAGTGTGTCGCCCGTCTCAATCGAGTTGGGGATACAAGGGCTTCCACGAATACTGGTTAAATGAGACGAATGCTTGGATCTATCCGCATTTGCACAAAGCCGCAGAACGCATGATCGAACTTGCAAAACGTGAGCCTGCGGATGAACTAGAGTGGAAAGCGCTGAATCAAGCTGCCCGCGAATTGTTGCTTGCACAGTCTTCGGATTGGGCGTTTATCATGCGAACGGGCACGATGGTTCCGTATGCGATTAGAAGAACACGATCGCATTTAATGCGCTTCAACAAGCTCTATGAAGATATCAACCACGGCAAGGTTGATTCGGGCTGGGTTGAAAAAGTAGAAGCGATCGACAATATCTTCCCCGATATTAACTATCGCGTTTATCGCCCGCTCTAA
- a CDS encoding helix-turn-helix domain-containing transcriptional regulator, which yields MPTTKSYHAFLVSSLQDPEKAAAYLDSVLEDGDPQHIRLALKNVAEARASLTELSNAVKWRECYELLEQGEMPNLLMLVDLLNELNLRLSIAQKT from the coding sequence ATGCCAACGACTAAAAGTTATCATGCGTTCTTAGTTAGTTCGCTGCAAGATCCAGAAAAAGCCGCAGCATACCTGGATTCTGTTCTAGAAGATGGCGATCCGCAGCATATTCGCCTAGCCCTGAAGAACGTTGCTGAGGCACGTGCGAGTTTGACTGAGCTATCAAATGCTGTCAAATGGCGAGAATGCTATGAATTATTAGAACAAGGAGAGATGCCGAATCTCCTGATGCTTGTTGATCTTTTGAATGAGTTGAATCTGCGTTTGTCGATCGCTCAAAAAACTTGA
- a CDS encoding alpha/beta hydrolase, with product MLNTMTIPAKSGTATAAIVILHGWGANAQDVAFLCSLLKLDQVQFILPDAPFPFPYSPEGRMWYDLSESNFSSDFGQRSDLISSRQQLRDWLNSLEATTGIPLSRTILGGFSQGGAMTLDVGLSLPLAGLMILSGYQHSTLHPGATVPPILMVHGRQDMVVPLAAAQLAKKNLEGLGIAIDYQEFDIGHEISPLVLNEVYEFVQKILPGVGGN from the coding sequence ATGCTGAATACGATGACAATTCCCGCCAAGTCTGGCACTGCAACTGCTGCGATCGTCATATTGCATGGCTGGGGTGCAAATGCTCAGGATGTGGCGTTTCTCTGTTCTTTGCTGAAATTGGATCAGGTGCAATTTATTCTGCCTGATGCGCCGTTTCCGTTTCCTTATAGTCCTGAAGGTCGGATGTGGTACGACTTGAGCGAGTCAAATTTTTCGAGTGATTTTGGTCAGCGATCAGATTTAATCAGCAGTCGCCAGCAGTTAAGGGATTGGCTCAATTCTTTAGAGGCAACAACCGGAATTCCTTTATCGCGCACAATTTTGGGTGGCTTTTCTCAAGGCGGGGCAATGACGTTGGATGTGGGATTGTCTTTGCCGTTAGCGGGGTTGATGATTTTGAGTGGGTATCAACATTCCACGCTGCATCCTGGGGCGACGGTTCCGCCGATTTTGATGGTGCATGGTCGGCAAGATATGGTGGTTCCTCTGGCGGCGGCGCAGCTTGCGAAGAAGAATTTAGAGGGATTGGGTATCGCGATCGACTATCAGGAATTTGATATTGGGCATGAGATTTCGCCGTTGGTTTTGAATGAGGTTTATGAGTTTGTGCAGAAGATTTTGCCGGGAGTGGGGGGAAATTAG
- the purH gene encoding bifunctional phosphoribosylaminoimidazolecarboxamide formyltransferase/IMP cyclohydrolase encodes MARLALLSVSNKTGLVEFAKQLVEEFGFDIISSGGTAQALKAAGLPVTKVSDYTGSPEILGGRVKTLHPRIHGGILARRDLPEHVADLEAQNIRPIDLVVVNLYPFEQTIAKPDVTLEDAIEQIDIGGPAMVRASAKNFANLTILCNPNQYDTYLEELRKNGEASIAFRQACSLQAFKHTASYDAAIAAYLEQQLEQKSETFTLTGTQIQELRYGENPHQPASWYQTGATPTGWAAATKLQGKELSYNNLVDLEAARSIIAEFANDDPAATIIKHNNPCGSAMGSSIAEAYEKAFNADSTSAFGGIVALNRAIDAATATSLTKTFLECVVAPGIDSEAQTILQAKQNLRVLILPDLTNGAKNNVKQIAGGFLVQAADDIVADPNAWQLVTEKKPTPEELAELLFAWKICKHVKSNAIVVSNDRTTLGVGAGQMNRVGSAKIALEQAGEKAQGAILASDGFFPFDDSVKTAAAAGIKAIVQPGGSMRDADSIKAANELGIVMVLTGIRHFLH; translated from the coding sequence ATGGCACGTTTGGCACTATTAAGCGTCTCCAACAAAACAGGATTAGTCGAATTTGCAAAACAATTAGTCGAAGAATTTGGCTTCGATATTATCAGCAGCGGTGGAACGGCTCAAGCCTTGAAAGCAGCAGGCTTACCCGTGACGAAAGTCTCCGACTACACCGGATCGCCCGAAATTTTAGGCGGACGCGTCAAAACCCTACATCCTCGAATTCACGGCGGAATTTTAGCAAGACGCGATTTGCCAGAGCATGTGGCAGATTTGGAAGCTCAGAACATTCGCCCGATCGATTTAGTCGTCGTCAATCTCTACCCATTTGAACAAACGATCGCAAAACCCGATGTCACATTAGAAGACGCGATCGAACAAATTGACATCGGCGGCCCTGCAATGGTTCGCGCTTCGGCGAAGAATTTTGCCAACCTGACCATCCTTTGCAATCCCAATCAGTACGACACGTACCTCGAAGAACTCCGCAAAAATGGAGAAGCCTCGATCGCATTCCGGCAAGCCTGCTCACTTCAGGCTTTCAAACACACAGCAAGTTATGATGCAGCGATCGCAGCCTATCTCGAACAGCAACTCGAACAGAAATCGGAAACCTTTACCCTCACCGGAACCCAAATCCAAGAACTGCGTTACGGAGAAAATCCGCATCAACCTGCATCTTGGTATCAAACTGGAGCAACCCCGACAGGTTGGGCAGCCGCTACAAAATTGCAAGGCAAAGAACTCAGCTACAACAACTTGGTTGACTTAGAAGCAGCCCGATCGATCATTGCAGAATTTGCCAATGATGATCCAGCCGCAACGATCATTAAACATAACAACCCTTGTGGATCAGCGATGGGATCATCGATCGCTGAAGCTTACGAAAAAGCGTTCAATGCAGATTCGACTTCCGCATTCGGTGGAATTGTTGCACTGAATAGAGCGATCGACGCTGCAACCGCAACGTCTCTCACCAAAACCTTCTTAGAATGCGTAGTTGCACCTGGCATTGATTCCGAAGCTCAAACCATTCTGCAAGCCAAGCAAAATCTTCGAGTGCTGATCCTTCCAGATTTGACCAACGGCGCGAAGAATAACGTCAAACAGATTGCAGGTGGATTCTTAGTCCAAGCCGCAGATGACATTGTGGCAGATCCGAATGCTTGGCAATTAGTCACCGAGAAAAAGCCAACCCCTGAAGAACTTGCAGAACTCTTATTTGCCTGGAAGATCTGTAAGCATGTGAAATCGAATGCCATTGTTGTGAGCAACGATCGCACAACTTTAGGAGTCGGGGCTGGACAAATGAATCGAGTCGGCTCTGCCAAAATCGCCCTCGAACAAGCAGGCGAAAAAGCCCAAGGCGCAATTCTCGCATCGGACGGATTTTTCCCATTTGATGACTCCGTGAAAACGGCAGCCGCAGCGGGAATTAAAGCGATCGTTCAACCCGGTGGAAGTATGCGCGATGCAGACTCGATCAAAGCTGCCAACGAACTTGGAATTGTCATGGTTCTCACAGGAATTCGGCACTTCTTACATTGA